A DNA window from Patescibacteria group bacterium contains the following coding sequences:
- a CDS encoding slipin family protein produces the protein MSYWLIPIAILVFSALRVVQQYEKGVVFRLGKVIGERGPGWRIMIPIIDIMRKVSLQIITMPIPSQKIITKDNVSIDVAAVAYFQIVDATKSLVAIQNVVSAVNQISQTTIRNFVGQFTLDEVLSETDKINKKVKNIIDTHTEAWGVSVKTVEIKDIQLPDTMQRAMAKQAEAEREKRAKIIAAEGEFQSADQLGKAADVIAKHPIALQLRNLQVLSEIAVEKNSTIVFPSQLFSSVDNLKKFVGDEISSK, from the coding sequence ATATGAAAAAGGTGTCGTTTTCCGCCTTGGTAAGGTCATCGGCGAGCGAGGCCCAGGTTGGCGAATTATGATTCCGATCATAGACATTATGCGCAAAGTTTCCTTGCAGATAATCACCATGCCGATTCCTTCACAGAAAATTATCACGAAAGACAATGTTTCGATCGATGTAGCCGCTGTCGCCTACTTTCAGATCGTTGACGCGACCAAATCCTTGGTTGCAATTCAGAATGTTGTCTCAGCCGTGAATCAAATTTCCCAGACCACGATTAGAAATTTTGTTGGACAATTCACACTTGATGAAGTATTGTCCGAGACCGATAAGATAAATAAGAAGGTCAAGAATATCATCGACACTCACACTGAGGCCTGGGGCGTTTCAGTCAAAACTGTAGAGATCAAAGATATTCAACTCCCAGACACAATGCAACGAGCGATGGCCAAACAGGCCGAAGCTGAGAGAGAAAAGCGGGCCAAAATCATCGCAGCTGAAGGTGAATTTCAATCAGCAGATCAGCTTGGCAAGGCCGCCGATGTCATAGCTAAGCATCCAATTGCTCTGCAACTTCGCAATCTCCAGGTCTTGTCCGAAATAGCAGTGGAGAAGAATTCGACAATTGTCTTCCCATCCCAACTATTCTCAAGCGTTGATAACTTGAAAAAATTCGTGGGCGACGAGATAAGTTCTAAATAG
- the eno gene encoding phosphopyruvate hydratase yields MSKIAKIVGREILDSRGNPTVEVDVTLEDGSFGRSAVPSGASTGSYEAVELRDGGKRYGGKGVQTAVSNINTELNDKLIGQEFDQGSLDSAMIELDGTENKGRLGANAILGISLSFAHAEAKSKGMKLYEYFAQISGNGNLQLPVPMMNILNGGKHAENSTDLQEFMIMPVGAPTFGEALRYGVETFHALKKILKDKGLNTSVGDEGGFAPSLPNNEAALKIILEAIKSAGYEAGKDIFIAIDGAATELLVDGKYDLKTEGRKLSSDEMIDLYASWIEKYPIISIEDGLSEDDWEGYEKFTQRLSGKVQIVGDDLFVTNIKRLQKGIGSKAANSILIKLNQIGTVTETIKAIEMANKAGMTSVVSHRSGETEDATISDFVVGLGTGQIKTGSLCRSERTCKYNQLLRIEEELGDKAIFPGRSAFLFDK; encoded by the coding sequence ATGTCAAAAATCGCAAAAATTGTCGGGAGAGAAATCTTAGATTCTAGAGGGAATCCAACCGTAGAAGTTGATGTTACCCTAGAAGATGGCTCATTTGGCAGATCCGCTGTGCCATCCGGTGCTTCAACTGGAAGTTACGAAGCCGTAGAGCTCAGAGACGGTGGCAAGAGATATGGCGGCAAGGGCGTCCAAACAGCAGTATCCAATATCAATACTGAATTAAACGATAAATTGATCGGCCAAGAATTTGACCAAGGATCTCTCGATAGCGCGATGATCGAGCTGGACGGGACAGAAAACAAAGGAAGGTTGGGCGCGAACGCAATCCTCGGTATTTCCTTATCTTTTGCTCACGCAGAGGCCAAGAGCAAAGGTATGAAATTGTATGAATACTTTGCTCAGATTAGCGGCAACGGCAACCTGCAACTTCCAGTTCCAATGATGAATATCTTAAACGGTGGAAAACATGCCGAAAATTCTACTGACCTTCAGGAATTTATGATTATGCCCGTTGGAGCGCCAACATTTGGGGAGGCCTTGAGATATGGTGTAGAGACCTTCCATGCTCTTAAGAAAATTTTAAAAGACAAAGGCTTGAACACCTCTGTCGGCGACGAAGGTGGATTTGCACCCTCTCTTCCGAATAATGAGGCCGCTCTTAAAATAATCCTTGAAGCAATTAAATCTGCAGGCTACGAAGCCGGGAAAGACATTTTCATCGCCATCGACGGTGCCGCTACTGAGCTTCTTGTCGACGGTAAATATGATCTTAAGACCGAAGGAAGAAAATTATCTAGTGACGAGATGATCGATCTTTATGCTAGTTGGATCGAGAAATATCCTATAATTTCGATTGAGGATGGTCTGTCAGAAGATGACTGGGAAGGTTATGAAAAGTTCACACAGAGATTGAGCGGGAAAGTCCAAATTGTGGGCGACGACTTATTCGTAACGAACATTAAAAGATTGCAAAAGGGCATTGGCAGCAAAGCAGCAAACTCCATTCTTATCAAACTTAATCAGATTGGTACGGTCACCGAGACGATAAAGGCGATAGAAATGGCCAATAAAGCAGGCATGACTTCCGTCGTTTCACACCGTTCTGGCGAGACCGAAGATGCCACTATCTCGGATTTTGTAGTAGGCCTAGGGACTGGCCAGATCAAGACCGGTTCTCTCTGCCGTTCAGAGCGAACATGCAAGTACAATCAGCTCTTGAGGATAGAGGAAGAGCTAGGCGACAAGGCAATTTTCCCAGGACGCTCAGCTTTCTTATTTGATAAATAA
- the gpmI gene encoding 2,3-bisphosphoglycerate-independent phosphoglycerate mutase, translating into MKQSDRKVALIILDGWGYSPDTEHNPISIAETPCFDRLWGKCPHAFLEASGEAVGLPAGQMGNSEVGHTVIGAGKIVYTDLAKISKAAREKELSTNSALIALFDHVKEYDSVLHVAGLIGPGGVHSHSEHLYAFLRAADRAGIKKIAIHAFMDGRDTPPQSGRQYLKELEEVVDEIGIGFIATASGRFYAMDRDNNWDRLQMVENMIFDGKSGRRESRKPSEVIAELYEHGIIDEHIEPTMFLDDSGISYQIGKNDGVFLFNFRKDRAKMMTSKIIERGRGNNNFLVTMTEYDKSFPCLHAFTEEIIETTVAKEISRAGMRQAHIAETEKFAHCTYYLNGGKKEPYPGEEHILVESRKDIKTHDQAPEMKAEEITEKAIEQIEIDTNFIFINYANPDMIGHTGNRSAAVKAIESLDCQLGRLVQRAEKSGYNILITADHGNAEVIFDAVTKQPHTAHTTNKVPIIYSGGEGHTLSDGNLSDIAPTVLSLLKIPIPESMTGKILLK; encoded by the coding sequence ATGAAACAGAGCGACAGAAAAGTTGCGCTGATTATTTTGGATGGCTGGGGATATAGTCCAGACACAGAGCACAATCCGATCAGTATCGCCGAGACTCCATGTTTTGATCGTTTGTGGGGAAAATGTCCTCATGCTTTTCTGGAAGCTAGCGGCGAGGCAGTCGGTCTGCCCGCTGGGCAAATGGGTAATAGCGAGGTTGGCCATACCGTAATTGGAGCTGGCAAAATAGTCTACACTGATCTGGCAAAAATTTCTAAGGCCGCAAGAGAAAAAGAACTTTCAACAAATTCAGCTTTGATTGCACTCTTTGACCACGTGAAAGAATACGACTCGGTACTCCATGTTGCAGGACTGATTGGTCCTGGCGGAGTCCACAGCCATTCGGAGCACCTCTACGCTTTCCTCCGAGCCGCCGACAGAGCCGGGATTAAGAAGATAGCCATCCACGCCTTCATGGACGGCCGCGATACTCCTCCCCAAAGCGGACGACAATACTTGAAGGAACTAGAAGAAGTAGTCGACGAGATTGGAATTGGTTTTATTGCCACAGCTTCAGGAAGGTTTTACGCTATGGACCGAGACAACAACTGGGATCGGCTCCAAATGGTGGAGAATATGATATTTGATGGCAAGAGCGGTCGGCGCGAAAGTCGAAAACCGTCAGAAGTAATTGCTGAGCTATACGAACATGGTATTATAGACGAACATATTGAACCAACAATGTTCTTGGATGATTCTGGGATAAGTTACCAAATCGGCAAGAATGATGGCGTATTTTTGTTTAATTTCAGAAAAGATCGGGCCAAGATGATGACGAGCAAAATCATCGAAAGAGGCAGGGGCAATAACAACTTTTTGGTTACTATGACAGAATATGATAAAAGCTTCCCCTGTCTACATGCGTTTACCGAAGAAATCATCGAAACTACCGTTGCCAAGGAGATCTCGAGAGCAGGGATGAGACAGGCTCATATCGCAGAAACCGAGAAATTCGCCCATTGCACATATTACTTGAATGGCGGGAAGAAGGAGCCATATCCCGGAGAAGAACATATCCTTGTCGAGAGTCGAAAGGACATCAAGACTCACGACCAGGCCCCAGAAATGAAAGCAGAGGAAATAACGGAAAAAGCTATCGAGCAGATAGAGATTGACACAAATTTCATCTTCATAAACTACGCAAACCCAGATATGATCGGTCACACCGGCAATAGAAGTGCGGCCGTTAAGGCCATCGAATCCCTCGATTGCCAATTGGGAAGGCTCGTTCAAAGAGCCGAAAAATCAGGTTACAATATTCTAATTACCGCTGACCATGGAAATGCTGAGGTTATCTTCGACGCCGTCACGAAGCAACCTCATACGGCTCATACCACAAACAAAGTCCCCATCATCTATTCGGGTGGAGAGGGGCACACACTTTCGGACGGGAATCTAAGTGATATCGCGCCCACAGTGCTATCCTTGCTGAAGATACCAATCCCCGAAAGCATGACTGGCAAAATATTGCTTAAATAA
- a CDS encoding peptidylprolyl isomerase translates to MKIDKDVFKRLKKLFIWVDKIKIPKPVSSFCSACWTKIRAIKCKEFMASPLYKKTSVIVGIFIVIFVAYVVVTGVMIYGFKSQSKNVKFATSFIPYPIAVVNYQFITYDSYTAESDYIHHFYEATQMETSVDFKEIDQQIVDQLIENKIIQIQAVKYKVKVTKQDEDQVIDGIVQQNGGQDKVEKILNEMYGINLKRFRQLVRIQIMRDKLNEKVIAKVTVDHILIRVAENASADDIAKAKVKADSIKAEISGGLDFAEAAKKYSEDSSSAPNGGKLEPFADGEMVQEFSDVAFGTKVGEVSEPVKTIYGWHIIKVESRGGILQKKFADWISELKDKSFILKMYDIK, encoded by the coding sequence ATGAAGATTGATAAGGACGTATTTAAGAGATTGAAAAAGTTATTTATTTGGGTTGATAAGATTAAAATACCAAAACCAGTTTCTAGTTTTTGTTCTGCATGCTGGACGAAAATCCGAGCGATCAAATGCAAGGAGTTTATGGCCAGCCCGCTCTACAAGAAAACATCGGTGATTGTCGGGATATTTATTGTCATATTTGTCGCTTACGTTGTTGTGACAGGAGTTATGATCTACGGATTCAAATCGCAGTCGAAAAATGTAAAATTCGCAACTAGTTTTATTCCTTATCCAATTGCGGTCGTGAATTATCAGTTCATCACTTACGACTCGTACACGGCGGAGTCTGATTATATCCATCATTTCTATGAGGCAACTCAGATGGAGACCTCAGTAGATTTCAAGGAAATTGATCAGCAAATTGTAGACCAATTAATCGAAAATAAAATTATCCAGATCCAGGCTGTCAAATACAAAGTCAAAGTTACCAAGCAGGACGAAGACCAAGTTATCGACGGTATTGTTCAGCAAAATGGTGGCCAGGACAAAGTTGAAAAAATACTGAACGAAATGTACGGAATAAATCTGAAAAGGTTTAGGCAATTAGTCAGAATCCAGATTATGAGAGACAAACTAAATGAGAAAGTTATCGCAAAGGTTACGGTTGACCATATCTTGATCAGAGTGGCTGAAAACGCCTCTGCTGACGATATCGCAAAAGCCAAAGTCAAGGCAGATTCCATAAAAGCAGAAATTAGCGGCGGACTTGATTTCGCAGAAGCGGCCAAGAAATACTCAGAAGACTCAAGTAGCGCTCCAAACGGGGGCAAACTTGAGCCATTTGCAGACGGTGAGATGGTTCAGGAATTCTCCGACGTCGCCTTCGGCACAAAAGTTGGAGAAGTGTCTGAACCGGTCAAGACTATCTACGGCTGGCACATTATCAAAGTAGAAAGCAGGGGTGGGATTTTACAGAAAAAATTTGCTGATTGGATTTCTGAGCTCAAGGACAAAAGTTTTATTTTGAAAATGTATGATATAAAATAG
- a CDS encoding LCP family protein: MFLRRKVRKTEDQPVVAQSKKKRLWKIFFIILGIIVVLGISVISYAISSGSKIFENGFGNGADLIKTIYGSKDILKGQKENRINILLFGSGGVGHDGGLLTDSIMILSVRPSDNKAAMISIPRDLWVKMPSGGEAKINSALSIGYNSYLAKNCTKKKLSQCRGEALTSGANYESDVISKLFDIPIHYYVSTDFSGFEKLIDQLGGIDVTVASDIYDPEFPDDKMEGYAPFYIKAGQHHLDGKTALKYARSRHGTSGGDFDRAARQQQILTAVKEKATAGGTLANPKKILDLINTLGDSMKTNMSLPELKEFLSLASKIDRNNMSTKVLNTGKDGYLESSSDGTYHLLPKGGNYIKINSMIKNIFDEPAGTTAKIEIYNASGTPGLATNLSKELARSGEVDVLTVSNAKSVMEKTVIYDYSNGNKKKALDDLSSLLKVGVTAGKTAPANPSSEIAIYIGKDYNSTKN, encoded by the coding sequence ATGTTTTTGAGACGAAAAGTCAGAAAGACCGAAGACCAACCAGTTGTAGCTCAATCAAAGAAGAAAAGGCTCTGGAAAATTTTCTTTATCATATTGGGAATTATTGTTGTACTCGGAATATCGGTCATATCTTATGCTATTTCCTCAGGATCAAAAATTTTTGAGAATGGGTTTGGCAACGGAGCAGACCTGATCAAAACCATATACGGCAGCAAAGATATCCTCAAGGGACAAAAAGAAAATAGAATCAACATCCTGCTATTCGGATCAGGCGGAGTCGGCCATGACGGAGGGTTGCTTACTGACTCGATTATGATTCTGAGCGTTAGACCTTCTGACAACAAAGCCGCTATGATTTCGATTCCTCGTGATCTCTGGGTCAAAATGCCAAGTGGTGGGGAAGCCAAGATAAATTCCGCACTCTCGATCGGCTATAATTCCTATCTGGCGAAGAATTGCACCAAAAAGAAGCTTAGCCAGTGTAGAGGTGAGGCGCTTACATCTGGCGCCAATTACGAAAGCGACGTAATTTCAAAACTTTTTGATATTCCAATTCATTATTACGTATCCACCGATTTCAGCGGATTCGAAAAGCTAATTGATCAATTGGGCGGAATTGACGTCACAGTGGCGAGCGATATCTACGATCCTGAGTTCCCAGACGACAAAATGGAGGGATACGCTCCATTTTATATCAAAGCCGGGCAGCATCATTTGGACGGCAAAACTGCTCTCAAATATGCCAGATCTCGCCATGGGACTAGCGGAGGCGATTTCGACCGAGCGGCTAGACAACAACAAATTTTGACTGCCGTAAAGGAGAAGGCAACGGCTGGCGGTACCTTGGCTAACCCCAAGAAGATATTGGATTTAATTAACACACTCGGCGATTCTATGAAAACGAATATGTCCCTGCCAGAACTAAAAGAATTTCTTTCGCTAGCTTCAAAAATTGACAGGAACAATATGAGCACCAAGGTGTTGAACACCGGCAAAGATGGTTATTTGGAGAGTTCATCTGACGGGACCTATCACCTTCTGCCGAAGGGTGGTAATTACATCAAAATCAATAGCATGATCAAAAACATTTTTGATGAACCGGCGGGTACGACTGCAAAGATAGAAATTTATAACGCTTCTGGCACGCCCGGCCTGGCCACAAATCTGTCCAAAGAGTTAGCTCGATCGGGGGAAGTTGATGTGCTGACAGTCTCAAATGCCAAGTCAGTGATGGAGAAAACGGTTATTTACGACTATTCAAATGGAAACAAGAAGAAAGCGCTCGACGATCTTTCTTCTCTCCTCAAGGTTGGGGTTACTGCAGGCAAAACTGCGCCAGCAAATCCTTCCTCCGAAATTGCGATCTATATTGGTAAAGATTATAATTCGACCAAAAATTAA
- the tsaB gene encoding tRNA (adenosine(37)-N6)-threonylcarbamoyltransferase complex dimerization subunit type 1 TsaB — translation MILEINTADWEARLCLYDRESLVGSLNWRVVHNHTEELLSNIERILKDAGKKKSDLSAIVVNPGPGPYTGVRVGVSVANSLAFSLDIPVVAQMSDIQTRNFEKPVLPVYAFAPKISQPKS, via the coding sequence ATGATACTTGAGATAAATACAGCAGATTGGGAAGCCAGACTTTGTCTCTATGACAGAGAAAGTTTAGTCGGCTCATTAAATTGGCGAGTGGTACACAATCATACCGAAGAGTTGCTCTCCAACATTGAGCGTATTTTGAAAGACGCTGGCAAAAAAAAGTCAGATCTCTCAGCAATTGTAGTTAATCCAGGCCCTGGGCCATACACGGGAGTAAGAGTTGGGGTTAGTGTTGCAAATAGTTTGGCATTTAGTCTGGATATTCCAGTTGTTGCTCAAATGTCTGACATTCAAACCAGAAATTTTGAAAAGCCTGTTCTGCCAGTCTATGCTTTTGCACCAAAGATTTCACAGCCCAAAAGCTAG
- the tsaE gene encoding tRNA (adenosine(37)-N6)-threonylcarbamoyltransferase complex ATPase subunit type 1 TsaE, whose amino-acid sequence MKKVLNNLGEMSEFAADIAGEVCDGQILALEGDLGSGKTTFTKFFAEALGITNPVTSPTFTIMKKYEIEATDRKMVHVDCYRLANEDDAISIGLEEYFADGKSICVIEWPEKISKLIPKERTKTIMFKYIDENSREVEYR is encoded by the coding sequence ATGAAAAAAGTTCTGAATAATTTGGGTGAGATGTCTGAATTCGCCGCTGACATAGCTGGTGAGGTTTGCGATGGCCAAATCTTGGCCCTGGAAGGCGATCTCGGATCTGGGAAAACCACGTTTACGAAATTTTTTGCCGAGGCGTTGGGTATTACCAACCCAGTCACAAGCCCGACCTTCACTATTATGAAAAAGTATGAGATTGAAGCTACGGACCGTAAAATGGTGCATGTAGATTGTTACCGGCTTGCAAACGAGGATGATGCAATTTCAATTGGGCTCGAGGAATATTTTGCGGACGGCAAAAGCATTTGTGTAATTGAGTGGCCAGAGAAAATATCCAAGTTAATTCCCAAAGAGCGAACGAAAACCATTATGTTCAAATACATCGACGAAAATTCAAGAGAGGTAGAATACCGATGA
- a CDS encoding PH domain-containing protein: protein MAKTDEDKLFPSQEKEEKVFLLIRKHWFNYVPFAGIGLFMIVPAIFAIYYFIAYGQSLDGLLRLSLMLLLSIYLLFTIGLQLYGFISYYLDVYIVTDRRIVDIDQAGFFHRQISELHLHQVQDVNARINGIFPTLLHFGDVMIQTAGERENFQFLSIPNPYLVAKRIINLHEHHIENLPDQKPGTHKKYEHLEREAKTLIKKKNLSERMKSPVFESEESKKIFGDLNRGEEKKRNGELEEGKEIKL from the coding sequence ATGGCCAAAACAGACGAAGACAAATTATTCCCTAGCCAAGAAAAAGAAGAAAAAGTTTTTCTGCTGATCAGGAAACACTGGTTCAACTATGTCCCGTTTGCCGGGATTGGTTTGTTTATGATCGTGCCTGCAATTTTCGCGATTTACTATTTCATTGCCTACGGCCAATCGCTAGACGGCCTGCTCAGACTTTCGCTTATGCTACTTTTGAGTATCTATCTATTGTTTACCATAGGCCTTCAGCTTTATGGTTTTATTTCCTACTATCTAGATGTTTATATCGTCACTGACAGAAGGATTGTCGATATTGATCAAGCCGGATTCTTCCATCGCCAGATCTCAGAATTACATTTGCATCAGGTCCAGGATGTGAATGCACGAATTAATGGAATTTTTCCGACTCTGTTACATTTCGGTGACGTGATGATTCAGACCGCAGGAGAGAGGGAAAACTTTCAGTTCTTGTCGATTCCCAACCCATATTTAGTGGCAAAGAGAATTATAAATCTCCACGAGCATCACATAGAGAACCTGCCAGACCAAAAGCCAGGAACTCATAAAAAGTATGAACATCTTGAAAGAGAGGCCAAGACTCTGATAAAAAAGAAGAACTTGTCCGAAAGAATGAAGAGTCCCGTTTTCGAAAGTGAAGAGTCCAAAAAAATATTTGGTGATTTGAACAGGGGCGAAGAAAAAAAAAGAAATGGGGAGTTGGAAGAGGGGAAGGAGATTAAGTTATAA
- a CDS encoding epoxyqueuosine reductase QueH, which yields MTSKIRKILVHTCCASCASYVFAELQKAGFVPVAFFYNPEIDGHEEYQKRRENIENYCQENDIQLILPEHHPDDLLDIIAPYKDKSSIKYITEIDRYRRRRCRFCNSLLIQQTVEQAKQLKINYFTTTLLCSPYKDHDEIVEICNERALDYGLTFYYQDFRKGYWKGRNYAKNHDLESPTFCGCKDSKAEGRLE from the coding sequence ATGACCAGCAAAATTCGGAAAATTCTTGTTCATACCTGTTGCGCCTCGTGCGCCAGCTATGTTTTTGCTGAGCTCCAAAAGGCCGGATTTGTGCCTGTAGCCTTCTTTTACAATCCCGAAATCGATGGGCACGAGGAATACCAGAAAAGGCGAGAAAATATCGAAAATTATTGCCAGGAGAATGACATTCAGCTTATTCTGCCAGAGCATCATCCAGATGACCTCCTCGATATCATAGCCCCGTACAAGGACAAGAGTTCAATCAAATATATTACTGAGATTGATCGATACCGCCGACGCCGCTGTCGCTTTTGCAACTCTCTTCTAATACAGCAGACAGTTGAACAGGCCAAACAGCTGAAGATTAATTATTTTACTACCACCTTACTTTGTTCTCCGTACAAAGACCACGACGAAATTGTCGAGATTTGCAACGAGAGGGCTCTCGACTATGGTTTGACGTTTTATTATCAAGATTTCCGCAAAGGTTACTGGAAGGGAAGAAATTATGCCAAAAATCATGATTTGGAGTCTCCAACTTTTTGCGGATGCAAGGATTCAAAAGCGGAAGGACGCCTAGAATGA
- the ruvB gene encoding Holliday junction branch migration DNA helicase RuvB, translating to MDRDLEQNLETDISTLVSGEEASSEDERFDSSLRPRALKDYVGQDEIKSNLAIVIEAARRRGDSIEHILLYGPPGLGKTTLAHIIANELGVGIKVTSGPAIQRAGDLVAILTNLQKGDVLFIDEIHRLNRNLEEVLYSSMEDYVVDLVVGKGPSARSMRINLEPFTFIGATTKFGSLSSPLRDRFGLVHRLEFYSDPELSEIINRSADLLNVSIDNEGKGEIAKRSRRTPRIANRILKRVRDYAEVKHHGKIDQPIAREAISKLNIDEIGLDRNDREYLNCIIEKFGGGPVGLETIAAALSEDKDTIEDVIEPYLLQLGFINRTNRGRIVTPLAFDHLKIKNSQKNSLF from the coding sequence ATGGATAGAGATCTAGAACAAAATTTAGAAACTGATATTTCTACCCTCGTCTCCGGCGAAGAGGCTTCTTCTGAGGACGAAAGGTTCGATAGCTCCCTACGCCCGAGAGCGCTGAAAGATTATGTCGGCCAAGATGAGATCAAGAGCAATCTGGCAATCGTGATTGAAGCAGCGCGAAGAAGGGGCGATTCAATCGAACATATTTTACTCTACGGCCCTCCAGGACTTGGCAAGACAACCTTGGCCCACATTATCGCCAATGAGCTTGGTGTCGGGATCAAGGTTACTTCTGGCCCCGCTATTCAGCGAGCGGGCGACTTAGTGGCAATTTTAACCAATCTTCAGAAGGGCGACGTCCTATTTATTGATGAAATTCATCGACTGAATCGCAATCTCGAAGAGGTATTATACTCTTCGATGGAAGATTATGTCGTTGATTTGGTTGTTGGCAAGGGCCCGTCGGCCCGTAGCATGAGAATCAATCTCGAACCATTTACCTTTATCGGCGCCACCACCAAATTTGGCTCTCTTTCGTCTCCTTTGCGTGATCGGTTTGGTTTGGTTCATCGGCTGGAATTTTACTCTGATCCTGAACTTTCTGAAATCATCAATCGCTCAGCTGATTTACTAAATGTTTCTATCGACAATGAGGGCAAGGGTGAGATTGCCAAGAGATCGCGTCGCACTCCTCGAATTGCCAACCGTATCTTGAAGCGGGTCAGGGACTACGCGGAGGTGAAACATCATGGCAAGATCGACCAGCCGATTGCTCGCGAAGCGATCTCCAAGCTCAATATTGATGAAATCGGTCTCGACCGAAATGATAGAGAATATCTCAACTGCATTATCGAAAAATTCGGCGGCGGACCAGTGGGGCTTGAAACAATTGCGGCCGCACTTTCGGAGGACAAGGATACGATTGAGGATGTGATCGAGCCATATTTGTTACAGCTAGGCTTCATAAATCGGACAAATCGTGGTAGAATCGTGACACCACTGGCATTCGACCATTTAAAAATAAAGAATAGCCAGAAGAATAGTCTTTTCTAA
- the ruvA gene encoding Holliday junction branch migration protein RuvA, which translates to MKGKVVVSRTGFIILETGGVGYGVNVDSATVLANGESTELFIHQHIREDLDDLYGFQSFDELNMFEKLITVSGVGPKAGLNIMSSGKSDKIIRAIISDDLNFFTAVPGIGKKVAAKIILELKSKLSGDQNINVLAGGENNDLFDALESLGYKKNEIASFINKIPAEIITTEEKIRWCLKKLAKS; encoded by the coding sequence TTGAAAGGAAAAGTTGTGGTCAGCCGGACCGGTTTCATTATTCTAGAAACTGGCGGGGTTGGTTATGGCGTCAATGTCGACTCAGCTACCGTCTTGGCCAACGGCGAGTCAACGGAATTATTCATCCACCAACATATTCGCGAAGATCTAGATGATCTTTACGGCTTCCAGTCATTCGACGAGCTAAATATGTTCGAGAAATTGATCACTGTATCGGGGGTTGGACCGAAGGCTGGATTGAATATTATGTCATCAGGCAAGTCGGACAAGATAATTCGTGCTATCATTTCTGACGACTTAAATTTCTTTACAGCCGTTCCAGGAATCGGCAAGAAAGTGGCGGCCAAAATAATCCTTGAATTGAAGTCGAAGTTGTCGGGAGATCAGAATATCAATGTCCTCGCTGGCGGAGAAAACAACGACCTTTTCGATGCATTAGAGTCTCTCGGCTACAAGAAAAACGAGATTGCATCTTTCATCAACAAAATTCCAGCCGAAATTATTACCACGGAGGAGAAAATTCGCTGGTGTCTCAAAAAACTAGCGAAAAGCTAG